A genomic segment from Blastococcus sp. PRF04-17 encodes:
- the pdhA gene encoding pyruvate dehydrogenase (acetyl-transferring) E1 component subunit alpha, translating to MSALSQTTEVVDPVPGAGAPHLPQQPELIQLLTPEGERVEHADYAVDLTDEELRGLYRDLVLVRRWDVEATALQRQGELGIWASLLGQEAAQIGAGRALADDDMAFPTYREHGVAWTRGVDPLEVISLFRGVDNGGWDPVSTKFNLYTIVIGAQCLHATGYAMGVQRDGAESAVLAFLGDGASSEGEVNEAMIWAASFGAPVVFFCQNNQYAISVPLERQSRVPLYQRAAGFGFPGVRVDGNDVLAVLAVTRAALQAAREGQGPTFIEAFTYRMGAHTTSDDPTRYRLAGELEEWKLRDPIARLKAHLSRSGIADPAFFDAVEAEADELAAHIRSGTVNMPDPVPAEMFDHVYAEQTPHLAAQRDEFVAYHASFSDTAAGEGH from the coding sequence GTGAGCGCGTTGAGCCAGACCACCGAGGTGGTCGACCCCGTACCCGGTGCGGGGGCACCGCATCTCCCTCAGCAGCCCGAACTGATCCAGCTCCTGACGCCCGAGGGGGAGCGCGTCGAGCACGCCGACTACGCGGTGGACCTCACCGACGAGGAGCTCCGCGGCCTCTACCGCGACCTCGTGCTGGTCCGCCGCTGGGACGTCGAGGCCACCGCGTTGCAGCGGCAGGGCGAGCTGGGCATCTGGGCGTCGCTGCTCGGCCAGGAGGCGGCGCAGATCGGCGCGGGCCGGGCGCTGGCCGACGACGACATGGCCTTCCCGACCTACCGCGAGCACGGCGTGGCCTGGACCCGCGGCGTCGACCCGCTGGAGGTCATCAGCCTCTTCCGCGGGGTCGACAACGGCGGCTGGGACCCGGTCTCGACGAAGTTCAACCTGTACACGATCGTCATCGGCGCGCAGTGCCTGCACGCCACCGGCTACGCGATGGGCGTCCAGCGCGACGGCGCCGAGTCCGCCGTCCTGGCGTTCCTCGGCGACGGTGCCTCGAGCGAGGGCGAGGTCAACGAGGCGATGATCTGGGCGGCCAGCTTCGGCGCCCCCGTCGTCTTCTTCTGCCAGAACAACCAGTACGCGATCAGCGTCCCGCTCGAGCGGCAGTCGCGGGTCCCGCTGTACCAGCGCGCGGCCGGCTTCGGCTTCCCCGGCGTGCGGGTCGACGGCAACGACGTCCTCGCCGTCCTCGCCGTCACGCGGGCCGCCCTCCAGGCCGCCCGGGAGGGCCAGGGCCCGACGTTCATCGAGGCCTTCACCTACCGCATGGGCGCGCACACCACGTCCGACGACCCGACCCGCTACCGGCTGGCCGGCGAGCTGGAGGAGTGGAAGCTGCGCGACCCGATCGCCCGGCTCAAGGCCCATCTCTCCCGCAGCGGCATCGCCGATCCCGCCTTCTTCGACGCGGTCGAGGCCGAGGCCGACGAGTTGGCCGCGCACATCCGCAGCGGGACGGTGAACATGCCCGACCCCGTGCCCGCGGAGATGTTCGACCACGTGTACGCCGAGCAGACGCCGCACCTGGCGGCCCAGCGCGACGAGTTCGTCGCCTACCACGCCAGCTTCTCCGACACCGCGGCCGGAGAGGGCCACTGA
- a CDS encoding dihydrolipoamide acetyltransferase family protein — MATKQFRLPDVGEGLTEGEILQWLVAVGDTVTVNQPLCEVETAKAAVELPSPWAGTVTELLFEAGTMVEVGTPIITIHVGGDSAPPPASDAGQARADGEPAAGLIGGAAPGGRTAVLVGYGPRTTEAKRRPRRSGEAVAARATAPVLPEADHGPGTDRPPLLTTAPDATAKPVRHGGLEVGRQAEAHALVEAAAPSSAAPHGRGRLRPLAKPPVRKYAKDLGVDLTTITGSGEGGVITRADVDAAVAGTAFGTESSAAPAAFGTESAGRERRIPIKGVRKHTAAAMVASAFTAPHVTEFLTVDVTRTMKLRARLAARPELAGVKISPLLFVAKALLLAVRRHPMVNSSWDEAAQEIVVKDYVNLGIAAATPRGLVVPNIKDADRLSLAELAGALADLTATAREGRTAPADMAGGTITITNVGVFGVDTGTPILNPGESAILAFGAVREMPWVHKGTVVPRQVTQLALSFDHRIVDGELGSRFLADVGALLHDPGSALAF; from the coding sequence ATGGCGACCAAGCAGTTCCGACTGCCCGACGTCGGGGAAGGCCTGACCGAGGGCGAGATCCTGCAGTGGCTGGTCGCCGTCGGCGACACGGTCACGGTCAACCAGCCGCTGTGCGAGGTGGAGACGGCGAAGGCGGCCGTCGAGCTGCCCTCGCCGTGGGCCGGCACGGTGACCGAACTGCTCTTCGAGGCCGGGACGATGGTCGAGGTCGGCACCCCGATCATCACCATCCACGTGGGAGGCGACAGCGCACCGCCGCCGGCGTCCGACGCCGGGCAGGCCCGGGCCGACGGCGAGCCCGCGGCGGGCCTGATCGGTGGCGCCGCCCCGGGCGGCCGCACCGCGGTGCTGGTCGGGTACGGCCCGCGCACCACCGAGGCCAAGCGCCGCCCTCGTCGAAGCGGGGAGGCCGTCGCCGCACGCGCGACCGCGCCCGTCCTGCCCGAGGCGGACCACGGACCCGGGACCGACCGCCCGCCGCTGCTGACGACCGCGCCCGACGCCACGGCGAAGCCGGTGCGCCACGGCGGCCTCGAGGTCGGCCGGCAGGCCGAGGCGCACGCGCTGGTCGAGGCCGCGGCACCGTCGTCGGCGGCGCCGCACGGCCGGGGACGGCTCCGGCCGCTGGCCAAGCCGCCGGTGCGCAAGTACGCCAAGGACCTCGGCGTCGACCTCACGACGATCACCGGCAGCGGCGAGGGCGGCGTCATCACGCGGGCCGACGTCGATGCCGCGGTCGCCGGCACAGCCTTCGGTACCGAAAGCTCCGCCGCCCCGGCAGCTTTCGGTACAGAAAGCGCGGGGCGGGAGCGGCGGATACCGATCAAGGGCGTCCGCAAGCACACGGCGGCCGCCATGGTGGCCAGCGCCTTCACCGCGCCGCACGTCACCGAGTTCCTCACCGTCGACGTCACCCGGACGATGAAGCTGCGCGCGCGCCTGGCTGCGCGGCCGGAGCTGGCCGGTGTCAAGATCAGCCCGCTGCTGTTCGTGGCCAAGGCGCTGCTGCTGGCCGTGCGCCGGCACCCCATGGTGAACAGCTCGTGGGACGAGGCGGCGCAGGAGATCGTGGTCAAGGACTACGTGAACCTCGGCATCGCGGCGGCGACCCCGCGCGGTCTCGTCGTCCCCAACATCAAGGACGCCGACCGGTTGTCACTCGCCGAACTGGCCGGCGCCCTGGCCGACCTCACCGCGACCGCCCGGGAGGGCCGGACGGCACCGGCGGACATGGCCGGGGGCACGATCACCATCACCAACGTGGGCGTCTTCGGTGTCGACACCGGGACGCCGATCCTCAACCCGGGGGAGTCGGCGATCCTGGCCTTCGGGGCGGTCCGCGAGATGCCGTGGGTGCACAAGGGCACGGTCGTGCCCCGGCAGGTGACGCAGCTGGCGCTGTCGTTCGACCACCGGATCGTCGACGGCGAGCTGGGCTCGCGGTTCCTGGCCGACGTCGGCGCGCTGTTGCACGACCCGGGAAGCGCCCTGGCCTTTTAG
- a CDS encoding DeoR/GlpR family DNA-binding transcription regulator, translating into MLYPEERQQAIAALVGERGRVAVTAVAEQFGVTTETVRRDLAVLERAGMLRRVHGGAVPAGALTLVEPGLGERHSTRSEAKRAIASAALDLLPGSDGSIALDGGTTTAALADLLPPDRRLLAVTSSVPIAARLAVAQGITLHVLGGRVRGVTQCAVGESTVRALGDLRVDVAFLGTNGISSQHGFTTPDDAEAAVKRAMVRAGQRAVVLADSSKLDREHLVRFASPEDVDVLVTDDQADPEVVAELEKAGIEVVLA; encoded by the coding sequence GTGCTCTACCCGGAAGAGCGCCAGCAGGCGATCGCCGCCCTGGTCGGCGAGCGCGGCCGCGTGGCGGTGACCGCCGTGGCCGAGCAGTTCGGCGTCACCACGGAGACGGTGCGCCGCGACCTCGCCGTGCTCGAGCGCGCAGGCATGTTGCGCCGCGTGCACGGTGGTGCGGTCCCTGCCGGCGCCCTGACTCTGGTCGAGCCGGGTCTCGGCGAACGACACAGCACCCGGAGCGAGGCCAAGCGAGCCATCGCGTCGGCCGCGCTCGACCTGCTCCCGGGATCGGACGGCAGCATCGCCCTCGACGGGGGCACCACGACCGCCGCACTGGCCGACCTCCTCCCCCCGGACCGCCGGCTCCTGGCGGTGACCTCGTCGGTGCCGATCGCCGCCCGGCTCGCGGTCGCCCAGGGCATCACCCTGCACGTGCTGGGCGGCCGGGTCCGCGGGGTGACGCAGTGCGCGGTCGGCGAGAGCACCGTCCGGGCGCTGGGCGACCTGCGCGTCGACGTCGCCTTCCTGGGCACCAACGGCATCAGCTCCCAGCACGGGTTCACCACGCCGGACGACGCCGAGGCGGCCGTCAAGCGCGCCATGGTCCGGGCGGGTCAGCGGGCCGTCGTCCTCGCGGACAGCAGCAAGCTCGACCGGGAGCACCTGGTCCGCTTCGCCTCCCCGGAGGACGTCGACGTCCTGGTCACCGACGACCAGGCCGACCCAGAGGTGGTCGCCGAGCTGGAGAAGGCCGGCATCGAGGTGGTGCTGGCATGA
- a CDS encoding PTS fructose transporter subunit IIABC, with translation MTALITPDLVALDADFGADKTAVVRRLAELVAGAGRATDAAALETDVLAREAQAATGLPGGIAIPHCRSAAVTQASLAFARLSPKVDFGAPDGPADLAFLIAAPAQGDADHLTLLTALARALVRPEFVASLRAATSKEEIVRLVDEVVSPAPSTPAAQPTVAAPAAARKSVVVVSACPTGIAHTYMAADKLAAAGQAAGVDVHVETQGSSGATPLDPAVIRSADAVIFAVDVGVRDQDRFAGKPVVQSGTKRAINEPDAMIREALAAADDPDARRVSGTAGAASAAPSGGGGARGATEVRRWLLTGVSYMIPFVAAGGLLIALGFLLGGYQIVNSNPDVDGQSYALSWVLNNSFFDLPSASGIEGLNDGFLGYLGAVCTVLGQAAFGFLVPALAGYIAFAIADRPGIVPGFVVGAVSVTVGAGFIGGLIGGIIAGFVALWISRWKLPAGVRGLQPVVIIPLLATLVSSGLMVIVLGRPLAAALEGLGDWLNGLTGTAAILLGIILGLMMCFDLGGPINKAAYVFATTGLTAAITGDGGRQQLVIMATVMAAGMVPPLAMALSTVVRPRLYTPAERDNGKAAWLLGLSFISEGAIPFAAADPLRVIPSMMLGGATTGAIVAASGVELRAPHGGIFVFFAITGLLWFVLALIAGTVVGALAVTVAKSFGRSDAEDAPEDAVDLEHAHAPTHAAPASATSASAAS, from the coding sequence ATGACCGCACTGATCACCCCCGACCTGGTCGCGCTCGACGCCGACTTCGGTGCCGACAAGACCGCCGTCGTCCGCCGGCTGGCCGAACTCGTCGCCGGAGCGGGCCGGGCCACCGACGCCGCCGCCCTGGAGACCGACGTCCTCGCCCGCGAGGCGCAGGCCGCGACCGGGCTGCCCGGCGGCATCGCCATCCCGCACTGCCGGTCCGCCGCTGTCACCCAGGCGTCGCTGGCGTTCGCCCGCCTCTCGCCCAAGGTGGACTTCGGCGCGCCCGACGGACCGGCCGACCTCGCCTTCCTCATCGCCGCCCCGGCCCAGGGGGACGCCGACCACCTGACCCTGCTCACCGCGCTGGCGCGGGCGCTGGTCAGGCCGGAGTTCGTGGCGTCCCTGCGCGCGGCCACGTCGAAGGAGGAGATCGTCCGCCTGGTGGACGAGGTCGTCTCCCCTGCGCCTTCCACGCCAGCGGCGCAACCCACGGTGGCTGCGCCGGCTGCCGCCCGGAAGAGCGTGGTCGTGGTGAGCGCCTGCCCGACCGGCATCGCGCACACCTACATGGCCGCCGACAAGCTGGCCGCCGCCGGCCAGGCGGCCGGGGTCGACGTCCACGTGGAGACGCAGGGCTCGTCGGGCGCCACGCCGCTGGACCCGGCGGTCATCCGGTCGGCCGACGCGGTGATCTTCGCCGTCGACGTGGGTGTGCGGGACCAGGACCGCTTCGCCGGCAAGCCCGTCGTGCAGAGCGGCACCAAGCGGGCCATCAACGAGCCCGACGCGATGATCCGCGAGGCACTGGCCGCTGCCGACGACCCCGACGCCCGCCGGGTGAGCGGCACCGCCGGAGCCGCGTCGGCCGCGCCGTCGGGCGGGGGCGGCGCTCGCGGCGCCACCGAGGTCCGCCGGTGGCTGCTCACGGGCGTCAGCTACATGATCCCGTTCGTCGCCGCCGGGGGTCTGCTCATCGCCCTCGGGTTCCTGCTCGGCGGCTACCAGATCGTCAACAGCAACCCGGACGTCGACGGGCAGAGCTACGCCCTGAGCTGGGTGCTCAACAACTCGTTCTTCGACCTGCCGAGCGCGTCGGGCATCGAGGGGCTCAACGACGGCTTCCTCGGCTACCTCGGCGCCGTCTGCACCGTGCTCGGCCAGGCCGCCTTCGGCTTCCTCGTGCCGGCACTGGCCGGGTACATCGCCTTCGCGATCGCCGACCGGCCGGGCATCGTGCCCGGCTTCGTGGTCGGCGCGGTGTCGGTGACCGTGGGAGCCGGCTTCATCGGCGGGCTGATCGGCGGCATCATCGCGGGCTTCGTCGCGCTGTGGATCAGCCGCTGGAAGTTGCCGGCCGGCGTCCGGGGACTCCAGCCGGTCGTGATCATCCCGCTGCTGGCCACCCTGGTCTCCAGCGGCCTGATGGTCATCGTGCTCGGCCGGCCGCTGGCGGCGGCGCTGGAGGGGCTCGGGGACTGGCTCAACGGCCTGACCGGCACCGCGGCCATCCTGCTCGGGATCATCCTCGGCCTGATGATGTGCTTCGACCTCGGTGGCCCGATCAACAAGGCCGCCTACGTCTTCGCCACGACCGGTCTGACCGCCGCCATCACCGGAGACGGTGGTCGCCAGCAACTGGTCATCATGGCCACCGTCATGGCGGCCGGCATGGTGCCGCCGCTGGCGATGGCGCTGAGCACCGTCGTCCGCCCCAGGCTGTACACGCCGGCCGAGCGCGACAACGGCAAGGCCGCCTGGCTGCTGGGGCTCTCGTTCATCTCCGAGGGCGCCATCCCGTTCGCTGCCGCCGACCCCCTGCGGGTCATCCCGTCGATGATGCTCGGCGGCGCCACCACGGGGGCCATCGTGGCGGCGAGCGGCGTCGAGCTGCGCGCGCCGCACGGTGGGATCTTCGTGTTCTTCGCGATCACCGGTCTGCTCTGGTTCGTGCTGGCGCTCATCGCCGGCACCGTGGTGGGCGCCCTGGCGGTCACCGTCGCGAAGAGCTTCGGCCGCAGCGACGCCGAGGACGCGCCGGAGGACGCCGTCGACCTCGAGCACGCGCACGCCCCGACCCACGCCGCTCCGGCGAGCGCCACGAGCGCCTCAGCGGCAAGCTGA
- a CDS encoding alpha-ketoacid dehydrogenase subunit beta codes for MSTQTLTIGKALNLGLRKAMEDDAKVVLMGEDIGKLGGVFRITDGLQKDFGEDRVVDTPLAEAAIVGTAVGLAMRGYRPVCEIQFDGFVFPAYNQIVTQVAKIHARSKGKVAMPIVIRIPMGGGIGAVEHHSESPEAYFAHTAGLKVVAVSNPVDAYWGIQQAIAHPDPIVFLEPKRRYWEKAEVDTAAEPEPLFRSRIVRGGDDVTVLAYGPMVKTALQAADAAAEEGRSLEVIDLRTVSPLDLDPVFESVRRTGRCVVVHEAPTTLGLGSEIAARVTESCFHSLEAPVLRVGGYDTPYPPSKLEEEYLPDLDRVLDAVDRSMEF; via the coding sequence ATGAGCACCCAAACCCTCACCATCGGCAAGGCGCTCAACCTGGGCCTGCGCAAGGCGATGGAGGACGACGCGAAGGTCGTGCTCATGGGCGAGGACATCGGCAAGCTCGGCGGCGTCTTCCGCATCACCGACGGCCTGCAGAAGGACTTCGGCGAGGACCGCGTCGTCGACACCCCGCTCGCCGAGGCCGCGATCGTCGGCACCGCCGTCGGCCTGGCGATGCGCGGTTACCGGCCGGTCTGCGAGATCCAGTTCGACGGCTTCGTCTTCCCGGCCTACAACCAGATCGTCACGCAGGTCGCCAAGATCCACGCCCGCTCGAAGGGCAAGGTGGCGATGCCCATCGTCATCCGCATCCCGATGGGCGGGGGCATCGGCGCCGTCGAGCACCACAGCGAGAGCCCCGAGGCGTACTTCGCGCACACCGCGGGGCTCAAGGTCGTCGCCGTCAGCAACCCGGTCGACGCCTACTGGGGCATCCAGCAGGCGATCGCGCACCCCGACCCGATCGTCTTCCTGGAGCCCAAGCGCCGGTACTGGGAGAAGGCCGAGGTCGACACCGCCGCCGAGCCCGAGCCGCTGTTCCGCTCCCGCATCGTCCGCGGTGGGGACGACGTGACGGTGCTGGCCTACGGGCCGATGGTGAAGACCGCCCTGCAGGCCGCCGACGCCGCCGCGGAGGAGGGCCGGTCGCTCGAGGTCATCGACCTGCGCACCGTCTCACCGCTGGACCTCGACCCGGTGTTCGAGTCGGTGCGCCGCACGGGCCGCTGCGTCGTCGTCCACGAGGCACCGACCACGCTCGGGCTCGGGTCGGAGATCGCCGCGCGGGTGACCGAGTCCTGCTTCCATTCGCTGGAGGCGCCGGTGCTGCGGGTGGGCGGCTACGACACCCCGTACCCGCCGTCGAAGCTGGAGGAGGAGTACCTCCCCGACCTGGACCGGGTGCTCGACGCCGTCGACCGGTCGATGGAGTTCTGA
- a CDS encoding SRPBCC family protein: MASVQESIDVDVPIRVAYDQWTQFESFPQFMGGVERITQLDDKHTHWVTNIDGVKREFDAEITEQHVEERIAWASTSGEAKHAGVVTFHRLDDTKTRVMIQIDWEPEGLVEKAGAALGFDDRQVKADAKRFKEFIESRGTETGAWRGDVPRPDQQ, translated from the coding sequence GTGGCCAGCGTGCAGGAGTCCATCGACGTCGACGTGCCCATCAGGGTCGCCTACGACCAGTGGACGCAGTTCGAGTCCTTCCCGCAGTTCATGGGGGGCGTCGAGCGGATCACGCAGCTCGACGACAAGCACACCCACTGGGTCACCAACATCGACGGCGTCAAGCGGGAGTTCGACGCCGAGATCACCGAGCAGCACGTCGAGGAGCGCATCGCCTGGGCCAGCACCAGCGGCGAGGCCAAGCACGCCGGTGTGGTCACGTTCCACCGGCTCGACGACACGAAGACCCGCGTCATGATCCAGATCGACTGGGAGCCCGAGGGGCTCGTCGAGAAGGCCGGTGCCGCACTGGGCTTCGACGACCGTCAGGTCAAGGCCGACGCCAAGCGGTTCAAGGAGTTCATCGAGAGCCGCGGCACCGAGACCGGCGCGTGGCGGGGCGACGTCCCCCGCCCCGACCAGCAGTAG
- a CDS encoding HPr family phosphocarrier protein produces the protein MPSQTVTVGSRVGLHARPAALIAEAVGKAGVPVTLATPGGVPIDAGSPLMIMTLGAKQGAEVVVSSEDQAVLDQIADLVAQDLDAE, from the coding sequence ATGCCCAGTCAGACCGTCACCGTCGGCTCCCGGGTCGGGCTGCACGCCCGTCCGGCGGCGCTGATCGCCGAGGCCGTCGGCAAGGCCGGCGTACCCGTCACCCTGGCCACGCCGGGAGGCGTGCCGATCGACGCCGGCTCACCGCTCATGATCATGACCCTGGGCGCCAAGCAGGGCGCCGAGGTCGTCGTCAGCAGCGAGGACCAGGCGGTGCTGGACCAGATCGCCGACCTCGTGGCGCAGGACCTCGACGCCGAGTAG
- a CDS encoding Lrp/AsnC family transcriptional regulator, producing the protein MPEVDATDARLLLALAEDPRASVMALSQRLGLARNTVQTRLSRLETNGVLAPLDRRVRPEALGYPLGAYVTVQVVQRGLAEVSSGLAEIPEVLEVTGLSGNADLLVQVVARDADDLWRIAEQMLAIPGVQRIDTALSMRRFVDHRLGPLLARAAGADPDPE; encoded by the coding sequence GTGCCCGAGGTCGACGCCACCGACGCGCGACTGCTGCTCGCCCTGGCCGAGGACCCCCGGGCGAGCGTCATGGCGCTCTCCCAGCGCTTGGGGCTGGCACGCAACACCGTGCAGACGCGCCTGAGCCGGCTGGAGACCAACGGCGTGCTGGCTCCGCTCGACCGGCGGGTGCGGCCGGAGGCGCTCGGCTATCCGCTGGGCGCGTACGTGACGGTGCAGGTCGTGCAGCGCGGCCTGGCCGAGGTGAGCTCCGGTCTGGCCGAGATCCCCGAGGTGCTCGAGGTGACCGGGTTGTCGGGCAACGCCGACCTGCTGGTGCAGGTCGTCGCCCGGGACGCCGACGACCTCTGGCGGATCGCCGAGCAGATGCTCGCGATCCCCGGTGTGCAGCGCATCGACACGGCGCTGTCGATGCGCCGGTTCGTCGACCACCGGCTCGGACCGCTGCTCGCACGGGCGGCGGGCGCGGATCCCGATCCCGAGTAG
- a CDS encoding AGE family epimerase/isomerase has translation MTDLDRLLDFAERSLLAEGGFGYLGDDGVVLADRPVETWIVARMTHVFGLAHLLGRPGADDLARHGVVALAHGPLHDAEHGGWRASATDDAKTAYVHAFVMLAGSTATAAGIEGGRALLGEALAVWETRFWDEDDGMAVEEWDRGWTQLEDYRGVNANMHGVEAMLAAADALEAESPPLAWDLRAQALRATERVVHGWARERDWRLPEHFTADWAALPEYNADQPAHPFRPYGITPGHQFEWARLALHLRAVLPDPPGWLLDDAVALFDAAATRGWAADGHDGFPYTLGWDDRPVVAARMHWVLCEAIAAAAVLAEVTGEARYRELARSWRSHGERAFADAATGSWHHELSPDGAVATDTWAGQPDAYHLAQMLLLDGRPIRGSLASSLR, from the coding sequence GTGACGGATCTCGACCGGCTGCTCGACTTCGCGGAACGCTCCCTGCTGGCCGAGGGCGGCTTCGGCTACCTGGGGGACGACGGCGTCGTGCTGGCCGACCGCCCGGTGGAGACCTGGATCGTCGCCCGCATGACGCACGTCTTCGGCCTGGCGCACCTGCTCGGCCGGCCGGGCGCCGACGACCTCGCCCGGCACGGGGTCGTGGCGCTCGCCCACGGCCCGCTGCACGACGCCGAGCACGGTGGATGGCGGGCGAGCGCCACGGACGACGCCAAGACGGCGTACGTCCACGCCTTCGTGATGCTCGCCGGGTCCACGGCGACCGCCGCGGGGATCGAGGGGGGCCGGGCGCTGCTCGGCGAGGCGCTCGCCGTGTGGGAGACCCGGTTCTGGGACGAGGACGACGGCATGGCGGTCGAGGAGTGGGACCGCGGGTGGACGCAGCTGGAGGACTACCGGGGCGTCAACGCGAACATGCACGGCGTGGAGGCCATGCTCGCCGCCGCCGACGCGCTGGAGGCCGAGTCACCACCGCTCGCCTGGGACCTCCGCGCACAGGCGCTGCGCGCGACCGAGCGGGTCGTGCACGGCTGGGCGCGGGAGCGGGACTGGCGGCTGCCCGAGCACTTCACCGCCGACTGGGCGGCCCTTCCCGAGTACAACGCCGACCAGCCGGCGCATCCCTTCCGGCCGTACGGCATCACACCCGGGCACCAGTTCGAGTGGGCGCGGCTCGCGCTCCACCTGCGCGCCGTGCTGCCGGACCCACCCGGCTGGTTGCTGGACGACGCCGTCGCACTGTTCGACGCTGCGGCGACCCGCGGCTGGGCGGCCGACGGTCACGACGGCTTCCCGTACACGCTGGGCTGGGACGACCGCCCGGTGGTGGCCGCGCGCATGCACTGGGTGCTCTGCGAGGCGATCGCCGCAGCGGCCGTGCTGGCCGAGGTCACCGGCGAGGCCCGCTACCGCGAGCTGGCCCGGAGCTGGCGAAGCCACGGCGAACGTGCCTTCGCCGACGCCGCCACCGGCAGCTGGCACCACGAGCTCAGCCCGGATGGTGCGGTCGCCACCGACACGTGGGCGGGCCAGCCCGACGCCTACCACCTGGCCCAGATGCTGCTGCTGGACGGTCGCCCGATCAGGGGAAGCCTCGCCTCGTCGCTGCGGTGA
- a CDS encoding 1-phosphofructokinase family hexose kinase encodes MTGRVVTLTANPSLDRTLDLPGPLAEGAIVRLAGTSTEPGGKGVNVARAIAAAGGDVVSVLPAAAGDPIVTALRALGLELATVPVQSPVRTNYTLVDPAGTTTKLNEPGAELTEATRAALTGVLHGHAAAARWVALSGSLPPGAPVDWYAQLVTSLRDTGARVAVDTSEAPLLALMAAGPAAAPDLLKPNAEELAQLAGVSEDDVLRDPEATLAAVRTVHDRGVAEVLLTLGADGALLSTAGGEVWTARPPRITVRSTVGAGDCSLAGYLLADLAGAPPAERLRNAVAYGAASASLPGSAVPTPAQVNGPAVRVTAGAPGSPANTSPIPPATGRAVP; translated from the coding sequence ATGACCGGCCGGGTGGTCACGCTGACCGCCAACCCCAGTCTCGACCGCACCCTCGACCTGCCGGGGCCGCTGGCCGAGGGCGCCATCGTGCGTCTGGCGGGCACCAGCACGGAGCCCGGTGGCAAGGGCGTCAACGTGGCGCGGGCGATCGCCGCCGCCGGAGGGGACGTCGTGTCGGTGCTCCCGGCGGCCGCCGGCGATCCGATCGTCACGGCGCTGCGCGCCCTCGGCCTCGAGCTGGCCACCGTGCCGGTGCAGTCCCCGGTCCGCACCAACTACACCCTGGTCGACCCGGCCGGCACGACCACCAAGCTCAACGAACCCGGGGCGGAGCTGACCGAGGCCACCCGGGCCGCGCTGACCGGCGTGCTCCACGGGCACGCCGCGGCCGCCCGGTGGGTGGCACTCTCCGGCTCGCTGCCGCCCGGCGCCCCCGTGGACTGGTATGCGCAGCTGGTGACGTCGCTGCGGGACACCGGCGCCCGGGTGGCCGTAGACACCAGCGAGGCACCCCTGCTCGCGCTGATGGCGGCCGGTCCCGCCGCGGCGCCGGACCTGCTGAAGCCGAACGCCGAGGAGCTCGCCCAGCTGGCCGGTGTCTCCGAGGACGACGTCCTCCGCGACCCCGAGGCGACGCTGGCGGCCGTGCGCACGGTGCACGACCGCGGCGTCGCTGAGGTGCTGCTCACCCTCGGCGCCGACGGGGCGCTCCTCTCGACCGCCGGCGGCGAGGTGTGGACCGCCCGGCCGCCCCGGATCACCGTCCGCAGCACCGTCGGTGCAGGCGACTGCAGCCTGGCCGGTTACCTGCTCGCCGACCTCGCCGGCGCACCGCCGGCCGAGCGGCTGCGCAACGCAGTCGCCTACGGAGCGGCCAGCGCGTCGCTCCCCGGATCAGCCGTTCCCACCCCGGCCCAGGTGAACGGTCCAGCAGTACGGGTCACCGCCGGGGCGCCCGGCAGTCCAGCGAACACCTCGCCCATCCCCCCGGCCACCGGCCGGGCCGTCCCCTGA
- a CDS encoding DUF3253 domain-containing protein codes for MDLRLERVLEELLDRRRPEASVCPSEAARAVDPVAWRELMPAARAAAGRLADDGRAEVTQGGEVVDVVTARGPVRVRRPR; via the coding sequence GTGGACCTGCGACTGGAGCGCGTGCTCGAGGAGCTGCTCGACCGTCGCCGGCCCGAGGCGTCGGTGTGCCCGTCGGAGGCGGCCAGGGCGGTCGATCCGGTCGCCTGGCGGGAACTCATGCCGGCCGCGCGGGCGGCGGCGGGGCGGCTCGCCGACGATGGGAGGGCCGAGGTGACGCAGGGCGGCGAGGTGGTCGACGTGGTCACCGCCCGCGGCCCCGTCCGGGTCCGCCGGCCCCGCTGA